In a genomic window of Shouchella clausii:
- a CDS encoding RsfA family transcriptional regulator encodes MTANRQDAWAQEDDLLLAETVLRHIREGSTQLAAFEETAEKLSRTSAACGFRWNSTIRKKYEAEVALAKKKRAAKKREQAKTKAKVGTTSDNAVMQTVAEEKAAPTSNNIELDDVIAFLQGLKEEQHSQAEAKQLQEENERLKQELEKIKKEKQVIADDYRALLEIMERARKWTNTDGEGNV; translated from the coding sequence ATGACAGCTAACCGCCAAGATGCGTGGGCGCAGGAAGATGATTTGCTCCTTGCCGAAACGGTGCTTCGCCATATTCGGGAAGGCAGTACTCAGCTTGCTGCATTTGAAGAAACTGCAGAAAAATTATCACGGACAAGTGCAGCTTGCGGATTTCGTTGGAATTCAACGATTCGCAAAAAGTACGAAGCCGAGGTGGCGCTTGCCAAGAAAAAAAGGGCTGCGAAGAAAAGGGAGCAAGCAAAAACAAAGGCAAAGGTTGGAACGACTAGCGACAACGCCGTTATGCAAACAGTAGCTGAAGAAAAAGCAGCGCCTACATCCAACAACATAGAGTTAGATGATGTAATTGCGTTTTTACAAGGGCTTAAAGAGGAACAACATAGCCAAGCAGAAGCGAAACAGTTACAAGAAGAAAACGAGCGTTTGAAACAAGAGTTAGAAAAAATAAAAAAAGAAAAACAAGTGATTGCAGACGATTACCGTGCACTGCTGGAAATTATGGAGCGTGCGCGAAAATGGACGAACACAGATGGAGAAGGCAATGTCTAA
- a CDS encoding N-acetyltransferase, translating into MTIKVERLLVNYKTLEEFRHFREYGAAELSMKDDLKNSMIENDSESPFYGIYYGKKLVARMSLYKIDGNFDRYFDPPQDYLELWKLEVLEPYRGRGYGRALVDFAKSFGLPVKTNARQSTGEFWNKLGFEPITYNEARDRGESPYVWFPQGVQEQTAKPEQARAE; encoded by the coding sequence ATGACCATTAAAGTTGAGCGCTTGCTCGTCAACTACAAGACATTAGAAGAGTTTCGCCATTTCAGAGAATATGGCGCTGCCGAGCTTTCCATGAAAGACGATTTAAAGAACAGTATGATTGAAAACGACAGCGAATCCCCTTTTTATGGCATTTATTACGGAAAAAAACTGGTTGCGCGAATGAGTTTATACAAAATTGACGGCAACTTCGACCGCTATTTTGACCCTCCGCAAGACTACTTGGAACTATGGAAACTGGAAGTGCTAGAGCCTTACCGTGGTCGAGGTTACGGAAGGGCACTCGTTGACTTTGCCAAAAGTTTCGGCCTGCCAGTTAAAACGAATGCGCGCCAAAGCACAGGGGAATTTTGGAACAAACTTGGTTTCGAACCTATCACTTACAATGAAGCACGGGATCGGGGCGAGAGCCCATACGTATGGTTTCCTCAAGGTGTGCAAGAACAAACAGCAAAGCCTGAGCAAGCAAGGGCGGAATAA
- a CDS encoding 2-dehydropantoate 2-reductase, whose translation MNIAVIGAGAVGLFLAVSFKRPGQDVVLVTKRAEQAALLAVRGISLTGKIKAEKKVLTQVGMGTKPFDLIVCAVKSYDVPSTVAMGESLAHDKTRWLFVQNGMGHLEEIAHLTGKVAVGVLEYGLFKEGDAVVEVRGLGSLKIAPFKRMTEQDITVIGDVADGQVLDIHTFPDYKPILEEKLIANACINPLTAITGEKNGALVKQQGYMAAMKSVFDEAVAVLGRNDEEALWHYVVAVCKKTANNESSMLVDYQQARKLELDAILGYLIRLGEKKQIHTPRLLLLYQLLSRGETR comes from the coding sequence GTGAACATTGCAGTAATCGGAGCTGGGGCTGTAGGCTTATTTTTAGCAGTTAGTTTTAAGCGCCCAGGACAAGATGTTGTTTTAGTAACAAAACGGGCAGAACAAGCTGCTTTATTAGCAGTCCGCGGCATTTCGTTAACCGGGAAAATAAAAGCCGAAAAAAAAGTGCTCACACAAGTAGGCATGGGCACAAAACCGTTTGACCTGATTGTGTGCGCTGTCAAATCTTATGATGTACCAAGTACAGTAGCGATGGGCGAATCATTGGCACACGATAAAACAAGGTGGTTGTTTGTACAAAATGGCATGGGCCATTTAGAGGAGATTGCCCATCTAACGGGAAAGGTAGCAGTCGGTGTATTGGAATACGGGCTGTTTAAAGAAGGCGACGCTGTAGTTGAGGTAAGAGGGCTCGGCAGTCTGAAGATTGCCCCTTTTAAAAGAATGACAGAACAAGACATCACTGTCATTGGCGATGTAGCCGATGGGCAGGTTTTGGACATACATACATTTCCCGACTACAAACCGATCCTCGAAGAAAAACTGATTGCCAATGCGTGCATCAACCCATTAACAGCCATTACTGGTGAAAAAAACGGCGCCTTAGTGAAGCAACAGGGCTATATGGCAGCAATGAAAAGCGTATTCGATGAAGCGGTAGCTGTACTTGGACGCAATGATGAAGAAGCGCTATGGCATTATGTAGTAGCGGTTTGCAAGAAGACCGCTAATAACGAGTCTTCGATGCTTGTCGACTATCAACAGGCGCGGAAGTTAGAGCTTGATGCCATTTTAGGTTATCTTATCCGCCTTGGCGAAAAGAAACAAATTCATACGCCACGCTTATTATTATTGTATCAACTTTTGAGTAGAGGTGAGACGAGATGA
- a CDS encoding DUF3397 domain-containing protein, which translates to MTTVVSAIIATFVTFPLLPWLLVCFVLLRWQPKQKAIRNASDWTLPFFLLAIVFICYELWPGHGAWLAIIFIAVITVALLLFMHWVHPTGTPKKKTTAAWRSLFLIAGLLYLFLLGAAFLDRVVFA; encoded by the coding sequence ATGACGACAGTTGTGTCAGCTATTATCGCGACATTTGTAACATTCCCGCTCTTGCCTTGGCTACTAGTCTGCTTTGTTTTGCTCCGTTGGCAACCAAAGCAGAAAGCAATCCGCAATGCGAGCGATTGGACGCTGCCGTTTTTCTTGCTGGCTATTGTTTTTATCTGCTATGAGCTTTGGCCAGGACATGGGGCTTGGCTCGCGATCATTTTTATTGCCGTTATAACAGTGGCGCTGCTTTTGTTTATGCATTGGGTTCACCCGACTGGAACGCCAAAAAAGAAAACGACTGCAGCTTGGCGCAGTTTATTTCTCATCGCTGGCCTTTTGTATCTTTTTTTGCTAGGGGCGGCATTTTTAGATCGTGTCGTGTTTGCTTAA
- the bshC gene encoding bacillithiol biosynthesis cysteine-adding enzyme BshC has translation MRIEALDTGRLTGFLAEYVNQPDQCSDLFSYRWKTNGWEQERSEDLAKRSFSHRQALCRLLEARHAPLRKREACMDNIHKLKQENALVVVAGQQAGLMTGPLYTAYKAMSVILLAKQYEETLNQPVVPLFWIAGEDHDLDEVRYVHYLKGDTWKKLMFGDEPNGEAASTKVLPKKELDAFLAKLFASLPETSYTNTLKAIVRQAAATASTYTEFFRMLMHELFYREGLLFLDSNDPELRAIERPFFKQLIRKVDALQECQAAGEARFVEKGYPSPIATEKQNAHLFYTIDGKRRRLDYEAGRFYVREAGRQFTKDELLAEVDSHPQRFSNNVVTRPLMQEWLLPTLAFVAGPGELAYWATLKDVFALFDYKLTPIIPRLSATFVPCRVEKHLRERKEAAETYIFGEGEKLKEAWLASQHSYPVAQRAQAAAEAIEAAHLPFRELAGEISPTLEKMGEKNRAFIQGQIAFLKERMEREIREQHQVGLSKYDEAITWLRPKDAPQERILHSFILLNTAGIDIFSRLLEKNPPHTGAHLVFYV, from the coding sequence ATGAGAATTGAGGCGTTGGACACAGGGCGTTTAACGGGGTTCTTAGCTGAATATGTCAACCAACCAGATCAATGCAGCGATCTGTTCTCGTATAGATGGAAAACGAATGGCTGGGAGCAAGAGCGGAGCGAAGATTTGGCGAAGCGTTCTTTTTCCCATCGGCAAGCGCTTTGTCGCTTGCTTGAAGCACGCCATGCGCCATTGAGAAAGCGAGAGGCTTGTATGGACAACATACATAAACTCAAGCAGGAAAATGCATTAGTCGTTGTGGCGGGGCAACAAGCTGGGCTTATGACTGGCCCCCTTTATACAGCTTATAAAGCAATGAGCGTCATTTTACTGGCGAAACAGTATGAGGAAACGTTAAACCAACCTGTTGTACCGCTTTTTTGGATTGCCGGAGAAGATCATGACTTAGACGAAGTTCGTTATGTCCATTATTTAAAAGGCGACACGTGGAAAAAGTTGATGTTTGGGGACGAACCGAACGGAGAAGCTGCAAGTACAAAAGTTCTTCCTAAAAAAGAGTTAGACGCATTTTTGGCAAAGCTGTTTGCCTCTTTGCCTGAAACGAGCTACACAAACACGCTGAAAGCAATTGTTAGGCAGGCTGCAGCTACAGCCAGTACCTATACAGAATTCTTCAGAATGCTGATGCATGAGCTTTTTTACCGTGAAGGCTTGCTTTTTCTAGATAGCAATGATCCAGAATTACGGGCCATTGAACGCCCTTTTTTCAAGCAGCTGATACGCAAAGTCGACGCTTTACAAGAGTGCCAAGCCGCTGGAGAAGCCCGTTTCGTAGAAAAGGGCTATCCATCTCCAATCGCGACAGAAAAGCAAAACGCCCATTTGTTTTATACGATCGATGGCAAACGGCGCCGTCTTGATTATGAAGCTGGCCGTTTTTATGTCAGGGAAGCTGGCCGGCAATTTACGAAAGATGAGCTGCTTGCGGAAGTCGACAGCCATCCACAACGCTTTAGCAATAACGTCGTCACGCGCCCGCTTATGCAAGAATGGCTGCTACCTACGCTTGCTTTTGTGGCTGGACCTGGCGAGCTTGCCTATTGGGCGACATTAAAAGACGTGTTTGCGCTGTTTGATTATAAACTGACCCCTATTATTCCGAGGTTATCGGCCACGTTCGTCCCTTGCCGAGTCGAAAAGCATTTGCGCGAACGCAAAGAAGCGGCAGAAACCTATATTTTTGGCGAAGGAGAAAAGCTCAAGGAAGCGTGGCTTGCGAGCCAACATTCTTACCCAGTCGCGCAAAGGGCACAAGCGGCCGCTGAAGCAATTGAAGCAGCCCATCTGCCTTTTAGGGAACTGGCCGGTGAAATTAGCCCGACATTGGAAAAAATGGGCGAGAAAAACCGCGCATTTATTCAAGGGCAAATTGCCTTTTTGAAAGAACGGATGGAACGGGAAATACGGGAACAGCATCAAGTAGGACTGAGCAAATACGATGAAGCGATTACGTGGCTACGTCCGAAAGATGCACCGCAAGAGCGAATCTTACATTCGTTCATTCTGTTAAATACAGCAGGGATAGACATCTTTTCCCGCTTGCTTGAGAAAAACCCACCCCATACGGGCGCCCATCTTGTTTTTTACGTGTAA
- the mraZ gene encoding division/cell wall cluster transcriptional repressor MraZ, giving the protein MFLGEYRHTIDEKGRMIVPAKFREHLGTPFVITRGLDNCLFVYPQSEWDKLESQLKELPFTKKDARAFTRFFFSGASECELDKQGRMNVPQPLREYAKLEKECVVIGVSNRMEVWSKTLWEDYVSQSEDSFADIAENLIDFDL; this is encoded by the coding sequence ATGTTTTTAGGGGAATACCGGCATACAATTGATGAGAAAGGCCGGATGATTGTGCCTGCTAAATTTAGGGAACACCTCGGCACTCCTTTTGTGATTACCCGCGGGCTAGACAACTGCTTGTTTGTTTATCCCCAAAGCGAGTGGGACAAGTTGGAAAGCCAATTAAAAGAACTGCCTTTCACAAAGAAGGACGCCCGTGCTTTTACGCGCTTTTTCTTCTCAGGCGCAAGTGAATGCGAGCTTGATAAACAAGGGCGAATGAATGTACCCCAACCCCTTAGAGAATACGCAAAGCTAGAAAAGGAATGTGTTGTGATCGGCGTTTCTAACCGGATGGAAGTATGGAGCAAGACGCTTTGGGAAGACTATGTATCCCAGTCAGAAGATTCCTTTGCCGACATTGCCGAGAACTTAATTGATTTTGATTTATAA
- the rsmH gene encoding 16S rRNA (cytosine(1402)-N(4))-methyltransferase RsmH, translating into MFSHITVLKEESVHGLAVKPGGVYVDCTLGGGGHSERILTALAGEGHLYAFDQDEAALSFAAEKLSRFKENTTFIRSNFRHIKEELRMRGVDKVDGILFDLGVSSPQLDEASRGFSYHQDAPLDMRMDQSATLTAREVVNTWPFAKLHSIISRYGEEKFSKQIARKIEAYRMKQPIETTGELVDIIKEAIPAPARRAGGHPAKRTFQAIRIAVNDELGAFEDALTDGFELLNEGGRMAVITFHSLEDRLCKQMFKEKTKLPDLPKGLPIIPADQKAPFALITKKPIVASDEEVKANNRARSAKLRIIEKEKQRD; encoded by the coding sequence ATGTTTTCACATATAACGGTACTAAAAGAAGAATCTGTACATGGCCTCGCGGTGAAACCAGGAGGCGTGTATGTAGATTGCACGTTAGGAGGCGGCGGCCATTCAGAGCGGATTTTAACGGCGCTAGCAGGCGAAGGCCATCTTTATGCCTTTGACCAAGATGAAGCCGCCCTTTCGTTCGCAGCAGAGAAGCTCTCTCGATTTAAGGAGAATACCACATTCATACGCAGCAATTTCCGGCACATAAAGGAAGAGCTGCGAATGAGAGGCGTTGACAAAGTAGATGGAATTCTTTTTGACTTAGGTGTTTCATCTCCACAACTTGATGAAGCAAGCCGAGGCTTTAGTTATCATCAAGATGCCCCACTTGATATGCGGATGGACCAGAGCGCGACGCTCACAGCTAGAGAAGTCGTCAATACATGGCCGTTTGCCAAGCTCCATTCGATTATCTCAAGATATGGCGAAGAAAAGTTTTCTAAACAAATTGCCCGCAAAATTGAAGCGTACAGGATGAAGCAACCAATTGAAACGACTGGTGAATTGGTGGACATCATTAAAGAAGCGATTCCTGCACCTGCTCGGCGTGCAGGGGGACACCCAGCAAAACGGACATTTCAAGCCATTCGGATAGCTGTCAACGATGAACTAGGCGCTTTTGAGGATGCGTTAACGGATGGATTTGAACTATTAAACGAAGGCGGGCGCATGGCCGTCATTACCTTTCATTCCCTTGAGGACCGTTTATGCAAGCAAATGTTTAAGGAGAAAACGAAGCTGCCAGATTTGCCTAAAGGGCTGCCTATTATTCCTGCCGATCAAAAGGCACCATTTGCCCTCATAACCAAAAAGCCGATTGTAGCTAGTGACGAAGAAGTAAAAGCGAATAACCGTGCACGCTCTGCAAAACTGCGCATTATTGAAAAAGAAAAACAGAGAGATTAA
- a CDS encoding penicillin-binding protein: MEIKRAVTNKRAVTLLFVFLGLFTILLGRMAYIQITKEVKGHDLVAMAEAKYNRSQVLESERGAILDRHGSVLAEDVPAYNVIAVLSDSQGPTQYVKDPQETAQKLAPLIGMEEGELEARLTDGKENGRFQIELGAGARNLTYEQKNEIEELNLPGILIQETKRRYYPKQTFASHVIGHHNSEDSAYNMGLEASMNDFLHAEDGHIEYASLGKGLSLGAGSDRVTLPKNGADIYTTLDTSIQAAMEQAMSQVEAEYEPEKMTAIAADPRTGEILAMSNRPSFNPNDYRNIENYLNLAVQDVVEPGSTMKMFTIAAAIEEGEFEDDSKYQSGRYEVDANSPPINDVNRSGWGEISYAEGFQRSSNVLMAKLVLERLGMERFYSYLKQFGFTEQTGIDLANEASSNVVEGRRADAARTAFGQNSTVTAIQMIQAATAIAGDGKMKKPYIIKEVVDENGDKIRETEPEVAGEPISEETAKHVRELLRGAVAEDHGTGKAYNIQGLEVAGKTGTAQIAEDGKYLSGHGQYLYSFLGMAPADNPKVILYVSVTKPKLDDNESGNAPVSMIFNAVMQSSMTYMDLEPNEEELLQEAEEQGFEMPQLAGERVDKAAETIPGEVVVLGEGEHITDQQPAPGTKVLPGDRIVLLTDGEVKMPDMAGWSSRDAMKVAALLDLTPEFKGNGYLQSQSIAPGEPVEEQNLLNAEFASNNERDEQEGHDQGGAGANAERTDEELEQAFEDVEEPVSEGDEEATTEEEESDGDQPE, translated from the coding sequence GTGGAAATAAAACGGGCGGTGACAAATAAACGTGCCGTCACCCTTTTGTTTGTGTTTCTTGGTTTGTTCACTATTTTGCTTGGCCGCATGGCGTACATTCAAATTACCAAAGAAGTGAAAGGCCATGATTTGGTCGCTATGGCAGAGGCGAAGTATAACCGCTCTCAAGTGCTTGAAAGCGAACGAGGGGCCATTTTAGACCGGCACGGCAGCGTACTTGCCGAAGATGTGCCAGCTTATAATGTCATCGCTGTTTTATCCGATTCACAAGGCCCAACCCAATATGTGAAAGATCCACAGGAGACAGCGCAAAAACTAGCGCCTTTGATCGGAATGGAAGAAGGCGAGTTGGAAGCGCGTTTGACGGATGGGAAAGAAAACGGTCGTTTCCAAATTGAATTAGGGGCGGGTGCTAGGAACCTTACATATGAGCAAAAAAATGAAATTGAAGAGCTGAATTTGCCTGGTATCCTGATCCAAGAAACGAAGAGGCGCTATTACCCGAAACAAACGTTTGCTTCTCATGTGATTGGTCACCATAATAGCGAAGACAGCGCCTATAATATGGGCTTGGAAGCAAGCATGAATGACTTCTTGCATGCCGAAGACGGTCATATCGAATATGCAAGCCTTGGCAAAGGACTCTCGTTAGGAGCGGGGTCAGACCGAGTAACATTGCCTAAAAATGGAGCAGATATTTATACAACGTTAGACACGTCGATTCAGGCTGCAATGGAGCAGGCAATGTCGCAAGTCGAGGCAGAATACGAGCCTGAAAAAATGACTGCGATTGCTGCTGATCCCCGGACAGGGGAAATTTTGGCGATGTCAAATCGGCCGAGCTTTAATCCGAATGATTACCGTAATATTGAAAATTACTTAAACTTGGCTGTTCAGGACGTAGTTGAACCAGGATCAACGATGAAAATGTTTACGATCGCCGCAGCGATAGAGGAAGGGGAGTTTGAGGACGACAGTAAATACCAGTCAGGGCGGTACGAAGTTGACGCCAATTCTCCCCCTATTAATGACGTAAACCGTTCTGGATGGGGAGAAATCTCCTATGCTGAAGGGTTCCAGCGTTCTTCCAATGTGTTAATGGCGAAGCTTGTCCTCGAACGGCTAGGGATGGAACGGTTTTACTCGTATTTGAAGCAGTTTGGCTTTACTGAACAAACAGGCATTGACTTAGCGAATGAAGCCTCAAGCAATGTCGTTGAAGGAAGGCGTGCCGATGCCGCCCGCACCGCTTTTGGACAAAACTCAACGGTGACAGCGATCCAAATGATCCAAGCGGCAACAGCGATCGCAGGCGACGGGAAAATGAAAAAACCTTATATCATTAAAGAAGTAGTTGATGAAAACGGCGATAAGATCCGGGAAACAGAGCCAGAAGTGGCTGGGGAGCCGATCTCCGAGGAGACAGCCAAACATGTGAGAGAGCTATTGCGTGGAGCCGTAGCCGAGGATCACGGCACAGGCAAGGCATACAACATTCAAGGACTTGAGGTCGCAGGCAAAACAGGCACAGCGCAAATTGCTGAAGACGGAAAATATTTATCAGGCCATGGCCAATACCTTTACTCTTTTCTCGGTATGGCCCCTGCTGATAATCCAAAAGTAATCCTTTATGTCTCTGTCACAAAGCCGAAATTAGATGACAACGAATCGGGCAATGCCCCTGTCTCGATGATATTTAACGCTGTTATGCAGAGCAGCATGACGTATATGGACTTGGAGCCAAATGAAGAGGAATTGCTGCAAGAAGCAGAGGAGCAAGGTTTTGAAATGCCTCAACTGGCCGGTGAACGGGTAGACAAAGCAGCCGAAACCATTCCTGGTGAAGTGGTTGTCCTTGGTGAAGGAGAACATATTACGGACCAACAGCCAGCGCCAGGAACGAAGGTTCTTCCAGGCGATCGGATCGTCTTGCTTACAGATGGCGAGGTCAAGATGCCAGACATGGCAGGCTGGTCATCGCGTGACGCCATGAAAGTGGCAGCTTTGCTTGACTTAACGCCAGAATTTAAGGGCAATGGCTATCTGCAGTCCCAGAGCATAGCCCCTGGTGAGCCTGTAGAGGAACAAAACCTTCTCAATGCTGAGTTTGCCTCGAACAACGAACGAGATGAGCAAGAGGGCCATGATCAAGGGGGAGCCGGCGCAAATGCGGAGCGAACAGACGAAGAACTCGAACAAGCTTTCGAGGATGTAGAGGAACCAGTGTCTGAAGGAGATGAGGAGGCAACGACAGAGGAGGAAGAGAGCGATGGCGATCAGCCTGAGTAA
- a CDS encoding stage V sporulation protein D — protein MRVSNVTVRKRLLLAFFIGLAVFAIIAVRLGYVQFGQGVWLTEQAEDSWGRNIPFEPKRGDITDRNGVELATNISAPSVIVFPRQVTDPVDAAEKLAAVLEMDQQKAYESLTKSASSVWLRPEGQKLSQEKAQEVRSLNLPGVYIAEDSKRHYPFGSYLSHVLGFAGIDNQGLTGLEHYYDEKLKGEKGYVSFFSTAKGTKMPNLADEYESPINGLDLTLTIDSRIQTIMERELDQAEAMYEPDGAMAIAMDPNTGEVLAMSSRPDFNPEHYREVPAEVYNQNKPVWMQYEPGSTFKLITLAAALEEGVVDLENDTFNDPGYINVAGTKLHCWKKGGHGHQTFLEVVQNSCNPGFVELGQRLGKDRLFDYIEEFGFGQKTGIDLQGEGTGILFNRDRVGPLEQATTAFGQGVAVTPLQQVVAVSAAVNGGYLYEPYLAKEWTDGETGEVVESISPVMKRQVISEETSEQVRYAMENVVAKGSGKNAFIDGYRVGGKTGTAQKAKNGKYLENNYILSFIGVAPMDDPQIVVYVAIDNPKNTIQYGGVVAAPIAGAIIGDSLEAMGVEKRDNQIEKELTWADEPLVEVPDLIGLSKRDIYESHYDLRLDASGEGNTVLRQSPQPGTRVAKDSTIRVYMGDKMSGND, from the coding sequence GTGCGCGTATCAAATGTGACTGTCAGAAAGCGGCTGCTACTCGCCTTTTTTATCGGTTTAGCTGTGTTTGCGATCATTGCTGTCCGCTTAGGCTATGTCCAGTTCGGACAAGGCGTCTGGCTGACTGAACAGGCAGAAGATTCGTGGGGGAGAAACATTCCGTTTGAACCAAAACGAGGCGATATTACCGATCGAAACGGCGTAGAGTTAGCCACCAATATTAGCGCCCCGTCTGTCATTGTTTTTCCACGGCAAGTGACAGACCCGGTGGACGCAGCTGAAAAATTGGCTGCTGTTTTAGAGATGGACCAACAAAAAGCGTATGAATCGTTGACGAAGTCTGCTTCGAGCGTTTGGCTGCGTCCAGAGGGGCAAAAATTATCGCAGGAAAAAGCGCAAGAAGTACGGAGCCTCAATCTGCCTGGTGTTTACATTGCCGAAGACTCAAAACGCCATTACCCATTTGGCAGCTACCTCTCTCATGTCCTTGGATTTGCCGGCATTGACAACCAAGGTCTAACAGGGCTTGAGCATTATTATGACGAGAAGCTCAAAGGCGAAAAAGGCTATGTCTCCTTTTTTTCGACCGCTAAAGGAACGAAAATGCCCAACTTGGCTGACGAATATGAGTCTCCCATTAATGGGCTTGATTTAACGTTAACAATTGACAGCCGCATACAAACAATTATGGAACGGGAGTTGGACCAGGCCGAAGCAATGTATGAGCCAGACGGAGCGATGGCAATCGCTATGGACCCTAATACAGGAGAAGTGTTGGCGATGAGCAGTCGCCCAGACTTTAACCCGGAACATTATCGAGAAGTGCCGGCAGAAGTGTATAACCAAAACAAACCAGTCTGGATGCAGTATGAACCAGGCTCCACTTTTAAACTTATTACGCTTGCCGCTGCGTTGGAAGAAGGTGTCGTCGACTTAGAAAACGATACATTTAACGATCCTGGTTACATCAATGTCGCGGGGACAAAGCTTCATTGCTGGAAAAAAGGCGGGCATGGGCACCAAACATTTTTAGAAGTCGTGCAGAACTCTTGCAACCCTGGGTTTGTCGAACTTGGCCAGCGCCTCGGAAAGGATCGTCTGTTCGATTACATTGAGGAATTTGGGTTTGGCCAAAAAACAGGCATTGATTTACAAGGAGAAGGAACAGGAATTTTGTTTAACCGCGACCGTGTCGGTCCTCTTGAGCAGGCAACAACCGCATTTGGTCAAGGTGTGGCCGTAACGCCGCTCCAACAAGTAGTCGCTGTTTCGGCAGCCGTAAATGGTGGGTATTTGTATGAGCCTTATTTAGCGAAAGAGTGGACGGATGGAGAAACAGGGGAGGTCGTTGAGTCGATTTCGCCTGTGATGAAACGGCAAGTGATTTCCGAAGAAACATCAGAGCAAGTCCGCTATGCGATGGAAAATGTTGTCGCCAAAGGCTCTGGTAAAAATGCGTTTATTGACGGCTATCGTGTTGGCGGCAAAACAGGAACGGCGCAAAAAGCAAAAAACGGCAAGTACTTGGAAAACAACTACATTTTATCGTTTATTGGCGTCGCACCAATGGATGATCCGCAAATTGTCGTCTATGTCGCAATCGATAACCCTAAAAATACGATCCAATATGGCGGGGTAGTGGCGGCACCAATCGCAGGCGCGATTATCGGTGACAGCCTTGAAGCGATGGGAGTGGAAAAAAGGGATAACCAAATTGAAAAAGAATTGACGTGGGCGGATGAACCATTGGTGGAAGTTCCAGATTTAATCGGCTTGTCAAAACGGGATATTTATGAGTCCCATTATGATCTTCGCCTTGATGCCTCGGGTGAAGGCAACACTGTATTGCGCCAGTCTCCTCAACCGGGGACACGTGTTGCAAAAGATTCAACAATCCGTGTGTATATGGGTGACAAAATGAGCGGGAACGACTAA